The nucleotide window GTCTCCCGATTGGCTGAAGCACATTGTACTCCGGAGGGATTAGGGGTTGGGGATGGATGGGAGGCAAATAGAGGAGATCGTTGACCGGGCTCTGGCTGAAGATTGGAGCTCCGGCGATGTAACCACGCGGGCAATCATACCGGCTGAACTGGAAGGCAAGGCTTCCATAATTGCCAAGGCCCGTGGTGTGTTAGCAGGCACAGAAGTAGCCCGGGTGGCCTTCCACAGAGTTGATTCCTCACTTCGATTTGCCCTGCAGCTTCGAGATGGCAGTGAAGTGCAATCGGGTGTTACGATAGCCGAAGTTGAAGGGAAAGTAAGCAGTATCCTCAGGGCCGAGCGGGTAGCCCTCAATTTCCTGCAGCGGCTAAGCGGTATAGCTTCGGAGACACATCGTTACGCGGAGGCGATCAAGGGGTTTAATGCCCGCATTGTGGATACCCGGAAAACTACCCCTGGCCTGAGATTTATGGAAAAGTATGCTGTCAGGGTTGGTGGCGGTTACAATCACCGGTCGCATCTTGGGGACGGTATTCTCATAAAAGATAATCACCTGGCGGCGCTGCGTGCCAGAGGGCTGGGTCTGAAAGCAGCTATTGCCCTGGCCAAGAAGAATGCTCCACACATG belongs to Chloroflexota bacterium and includes:
- the nadC gene encoding carboxylating nicotinate-nucleotide diphosphorylase, whose product is MDGRQIEEIVDRALAEDWSSGDVTTRAIIPAELEGKASIIAKARGVLAGTEVARVAFHRVDSSLRFALQLRDGSEVQSGVTIAEVEGKVSSILRAERVALNFLQRLSGIASETHRYAEAIKGFNARIVDTRKTTPGLRFMEKYAVRVGGGYNHRSHLGDGILIKDNHLAALRARGLGLKAAIALAKKNAPHMLKIEVEVTTVEEAVEAVEAGADIIMLDNMSVEEMRRAVKSVGGRVILEASGGITLDNVRAVAETGVDLISIGALTHSAKALDISLELEASSH